One window from the genome of Chloroflexota bacterium encodes:
- a CDS encoding IS200/IS605 family transposase, with the protein MSIYLHKSHNVSVLLYHLVFPTKYRR; encoded by the coding sequence ATGAGCATCTATTTACACAAGAGCCACAATGTAAGCGTATTGTTGTATCATCTGGTGTTTCCAACGAAATACCGTCGGC